A single region of the bacterium genome encodes:
- a CDS encoding CTP synthase, which yields MSKSKYIFVSGGVISGLGKGITTATTALLLKLYGFKVSVMKADMYLNLDAGTMNPLEHGEIFVTVDGAETDQDLGHYERFLGQDMNKENYFTMGQAYKNVLNKERSLAYGGKCVEGNIHIPEEIIQRIQEVQRKNKAEITVIEVGGTVGEYQNILFFEAIRRFKQKNPKNVALIHVVYLPVPSFLGEMKSKPAQASIYELYRLGLQPDFVICRSQQEIDHKRRHTIALNTGVKEENIIAAPDVDTIYRIPLLFENQGLAKKILKTLQLKPRKKTLNQWENFVAKIDKAKKEIKIAIVGKYFASGNFALEDSYVCVIEAIKHASWSLGIKPKIQWFDSERLENKKDAPRMEKELQTYQGIIVPQGWGSRGTEGKIKTIKLAREKKIPYLGLCFGMQMAVIEFARNVVGLKNANSTEVNQKTPYPIIHIMPEQEKYLNKRQYGGTIRLGQWPCKIRENTILSRAYGKETILERHRHRYEVNNDYRELLEKNGMIISGVSPDNQLVEAIELSQKHHPFFVGTQFHPEYQSRPLSPHPLFVAFIKAAAKTRL from the coding sequence ATGTCAAAATCAAAATATATTTTCGTTTCCGGCGGAGTTATTTCTGGTCTAGGTAAAGGGATAACCACAGCCACCACCGCTCTCCTCTTGAAACTCTACGGCTTTAAGGTTTCGGTGATGAAGGCTGATATGTACTTGAATCTTGACGCCGGCACCATGAACCCTTTAGAACACGGCGAGATTTTTGTTACTGTTGACGGCGCTGAAACCGACCAGGACTTGGGCCATTACGAAAGATTCCTAGGACAGGACATGAACAAGGAAAATTACTTCACCATGGGCCAGGCGTACAAAAACGTCCTCAACAAAGAGAGGTCATTAGCTTACGGCGGCAAATGCGTCGAAGGAAATATCCACATTCCGGAAGAAATCATCCAGCGCATCCAAGAAGTCCAAAGAAAAAATAAGGCGGAAATCACCGTGATTGAAGTAGGCGGGACGGTCGGAGAATACCAGAACATCCTGTTTTTTGAAGCCATCCGCCGCTTCAAGCAAAAAAACCCGAAAAACGTAGCCTTAATTCATGTTGTTTATCTGCCGGTTCCCTCGTTTTTAGGCGAGATGAAAAGCAAACCGGCCCAGGCCTCGATTTACGAGCTTTATCGCCTAGGCCTCCAGCCGGATTTTGTCATTTGCCGGAGCCAGCAGGAAATTGACCACAAAAGACGCCACACCATTGCCCTTAACACCGGCGTCAAAGAAGAAAACATTATTGCCGCCCCGGATGTGGACACAATTTACCGCATTCCGCTTCTTTTTGAAAACCAAGGGCTGGCAAAAAAGATTCTCAAGACACTCCAGTTAAAACCCAGAAAAAAAACTCTGAACCAATGGGAAAACTTTGTCGCCAAAATCGACAAGGCCAAAAAAGAAATTAAAATCGCCATCGTTGGCAAATACTTCGCCTCCGGCAATTTCGCCCTGGAAGATTCTTATGTCTGCGTCATTGAAGCTATAAAACACGCTTCCTGGAGTCTGGGAATAAAACCAAAAATCCAATGGTTTGACTCGGAAAGACTGGAAAACAAAAAAGATGCGCCCCGAATGGAAAAAGAGCTGCAAACATATCAAGGCATTATCGTCCCTCAAGGCTGGGGCAGCCGGGGAACCGAAGGAAAAATTAAAACTATCAAGCTTGCCAGAGAAAAGAAAATTCCTTATTTAGGATTATGTTTTGGCATGCAAATGGCGGTCATAGAGTTTGCCAGAAATGTTGTTGGGTTAAAAAACGCCAACTCCACCGAAGTCAACCAGAAAACCCCTTATCCAATAATCCATATTATGCCAGAACAAGAAAAATATTTAAATAAACGTCAATACGGCGGCACCATCCGCCTCGGCCAGTGGCCCTGTAAAATCAGAGAAAACACGATTTTGTCCAGGGCGTATGGCAAGGAAACCATTCTTGAACGCCACCGACACCGCTACGAAGTGAACAATGATTACCGTGAGCTTCTTGAGAAAAACGGGATGATTATTTCCGGCGTTTCTCCGGATAACCAATTGGTTGAAGCGATTGAGCTTAGTCAAAAACACCATCCTTTTTTCGTCGGCACCCAGTTTCATCCGGAATATCAGTCGCGGCCTTTGTCTCCCCACCCGCTATTTGTCGCTTTTATTAAGGCGGCGGCAAAAACAAGGCTTTAA
- a CDS encoding HDIG domain-containing protein produces MTREEALNLVRQYVKNENSIKHMLATEAIMRALARRFNTSASLSASENEETWGLAGLLHDMDIEIVDWKTHPEQQGAVGADMLEKMGVDSVITNAIRAHNEATGKTRDNLIEKAIYAVDCLTGLIVASTLVLPSRKIGDLSPENVLNRFKEKSFAKGARREAISTCSEINLSLEEFAKIGLEAMQNIAANLGL; encoded by the coding sequence ATGACTAGAGAAGAAGCTTTAAATTTAGTCAGGCAATACGTTAAGAACGAAAACAGCATAAAGCATATGTTAGCTACCGAAGCGATAATGCGGGCTTTGGCGCGGCGCTTTAACACTTCGGCTTCGCTCAGTGCAAGTGAGAATGAGGAAACCTGGGGTCTGGCCGGGCTTTTGCACGACATGGACATAGAAATTGTCGATTGGAAAACCCACCCCGAGCAACAAGGAGCGGTCGGAGCCGATATGCTTGAAAAGATGGGAGTAGATTCTGTAATTACCAACGCCATTCGCGCTCACAACGAAGCCACCGGCAAAACCAGAGATAACTTAATTGAAAAAGCGATTTATGCCGTAGATTGCTTGACTGGATTAATCGTTGCTTCAACCTTGGTTCTTCCGAGCAGGAAAATAGGAGATCTTTCTCCGGAAAACGTCCTAAACCGCTTCAAAGAAAAGTCTTTTGCCAAAGGCGCCAGAAGAGAAGCAATTTCCACCTGCTCTGAAATTAATCTTTCCTTGGAAGAGTTCGCCAAAATCGGCCTTGAAGCGATGCAAAACATCGCCGCTAACTTAGGCCTTTAG
- a CDS encoding metal-dependent hydrolase yields the protein MFSPAHLGSGLLLGVLGLKVFNLWALLAGSVAMDFENIFLVIANNLKGCPKCYHHGFFHSILGAILGSLILSFIILKLKPILEKISLSLKIKQSFSFKALFLSSFLAWLAHIGFDALVHRDVFLFWPLKENFFLVSWTLYWPLTLVLAVIGLISFIILVFKIMKISKHD from the coding sequence ATGTTCAGTCCGGCTCATCTAGGTTCGGGTTTGCTTTTAGGAGTCCTTGGCCTGAAAGTTTTTAACTTATGGGCGCTTCTGGCGGGCAGCGTCGCCATGGATTTTGAGAATATTTTCTTGGTAATTGCCAATAACCTTAAGGGTTGCCCGAAATGTTATCACCACGGCTTTTTCCATTCAATCTTGGGAGCTATCCTGGGAAGCCTAATCCTAAGCTTTATCATCTTAAAGCTCAAGCCGATCCTAGAAAAGATTTCTTTGAGCCTTAAAATTAAACAGTCTTTTTCCTTTAAAGCCCTGTTCTTGAGCAGCTTTCTGGCCTGGCTGGCCCACATTGGCTTTGACGCCTTGGTTCACAGAGACGTTTTCCTTTTCTGGCCCTTGAAAGAAAACTTCTTTCTGGTCAGCTGGACTCTCTACTGGCCGCTGACCCTTGTCCTGGCCGTCATAGGATTAATTTCTTTTATTATTCTTGTTTTTAAAATTATGAAGATAAGCAAACATGACTAG